One Kineococcus radiotolerans SRS30216 = ATCC BAA-149 DNA window includes the following coding sequences:
- the murD gene encoding UDP-N-acetylmuramoyl-L-alanine--D-glutamate ligase: MTVFESWLGNPNPRADDTDRVRELRSPTSRWAGLRTLVTGLGISGFAAADALLEVGAEVVVVDAATGETQREKARLLEVLGATVLLGPEHVSAPPRPWDGFDLVVTSPGWRPDADLLVGAARAGVPVWGDVELAWRMRPETGAAPWLTLTGTNGKTTVVEMTAEILRAAGLRATSAGNVGTPLVEALRHPHGFEVLAVELSSYQLHWLSTDVESSVRPLASAVLNLAPDHLDWHGSMEAYALAKGRIYQNTEVACVYNVGDPRTEDLVREADVVEGARAIGFTRAVPGLSMLGLVEDVLCDRAFVAERRDNAAELCSLADLRPEGSDDPVAPHTVENVLAAAALARAAGVPQIAVRDGVRAFRPAPHRVATVAAPSAATAQVRWVDDSKATNAHAANASLATFEHVVWIAGGDAKGATFDDLVQAHRGRLRGAVLIGADRALVAEALRRHAPDVPVVEVELPQTAEVGAPLDHALLMDTVVARAAELARPGDTVLLAPACASWDQFRSYGHRGDEFAAAVVRRFPREA, translated from the coding sequence GTGACCGTCTTCGAGTCCTGGCTGGGCAACCCCAACCCGCGCGCCGACGACACCGACCGGGTCCGGGAGCTGCGCTCGCCCACCTCCCGCTGGGCGGGGCTGCGCACCCTGGTCACCGGTCTGGGGATCTCCGGCTTCGCCGCCGCCGACGCCCTGCTGGAGGTCGGGGCGGAGGTCGTCGTGGTCGACGCCGCCACGGGGGAGACCCAGCGGGAGAAGGCCCGGCTGCTGGAGGTCCTCGGCGCCACCGTCCTCCTGGGCCCCGAGCACGTGAGCGCCCCGCCGCGCCCCTGGGACGGCTTCGACCTCGTCGTCACCTCACCCGGCTGGCGCCCCGACGCGGACCTGCTCGTGGGCGCAGCGCGGGCCGGGGTCCCGGTGTGGGGCGACGTGGAGCTGGCGTGGCGGATGCGGCCCGAGACCGGCGCCGCGCCCTGGCTCACCCTCACCGGCACCAACGGCAAGACGACCGTGGTGGAGATGACCGCGGAGATCCTGCGGGCGGCGGGGTTGCGCGCGACCAGCGCGGGCAACGTCGGCACCCCGCTGGTGGAGGCGCTGCGCCACCCCCACGGCTTCGAGGTCCTCGCCGTGGAGCTGTCCAGCTACCAGCTGCACTGGCTGTCCACCGACGTGGAGAGCTCCGTGCGCCCGCTGGCCTCGGCCGTGCTCAACCTCGCCCCCGACCACCTGGACTGGCACGGGTCGATGGAGGCCTACGCCCTGGCCAAGGGCCGCATCTACCAGAACACCGAGGTCGCCTGCGTGTACAACGTCGGCGACCCGCGCACCGAGGACCTCGTGCGCGAGGCCGACGTGGTGGAGGGGGCCCGGGCGATCGGCTTCACCCGCGCGGTCCCCGGGCTGTCCATGCTCGGTCTCGTGGAGGACGTCCTCTGCGACCGCGCCTTCGTCGCCGAGCGCCGCGACAACGCCGCCGAGCTCTGCTCGCTGGCCGACCTGCGCCCCGAGGGCTCCGACGACCCCGTCGCCCCGCACACCGTGGAGAACGTCCTGGCCGCCGCGGCGCTGGCCCGGGCCGCCGGGGTCCCGCAGATCGCCGTGCGCGACGGGGTGCGGGCCTTCCGGCCCGCCCCGCACCGGGTCGCGACGGTGGCGGCGCCGAGCGCGGCGACGGCGCAGGTGCGCTGGGTCGACGACTCCAAGGCCACCAACGCCCACGCCGCGAACGCCTCGCTCGCGACCTTCGAGCACGTCGTCTGGATCGCCGGCGGGGACGCCAAGGGCGCCACGTTCGACGACCTCGTGCAGGCCCACCGCGGCCGCCTGCGGGGGGCCGTGCTGATCGGCGCCGACCGCGCCCTGGTGGCCGAGGCCCTGCGGCGACACGCCCCGGATGTCCCCGTCGTCGAGGTGGAGCTCCCGCAGACTGCTGAGGTGGGTGCCCCGCTCGATCACGCGCTGCTGATGGACACCGTGGTGGCCCGGGCCGCGGAGCTCGCCCGTCCCGGGGACACCGTGCTGCTCGCCCCCGCCTGCGCGTCGTGGGACCAGTTCCGCTCCTACGGCCACCGCGGCGACGAGTTCGCCGCCGCCGTCGTCCGCCGGTTCCCCCGGGAGGCGTGA
- a CDS encoding peptidoglycan D,D-transpeptidase FtsI family protein, with product MSPLRRNRPHARDDGAPTADMRMRVYSVGVLLGLTVLGGRLVQLQGADAGALAERALRQRTSETKLYAKRGDVVDAKGVVLATSVERRDVIADPQTVQAYNTRPGDGSKYQEEHGQGPAGAAARLAPVLGIDEATLTDKLTVKATSPRYAVVAVGITPELWQQVADVGISGITSKRQTQRIYPTGSASSTLVGVLGTPVYDEEAKAYHDYPLGGLESAEDDLLTGTDGSMKYERSLGGQEIPLGDSEMVEPVDGTSLHLTIDSDLQWKAQSAIAAKVAETGAKSGTVVIMDRRQRLLALASAPSIDPTNLTDFTNDQLLNTALTEAFEPGSTAKVVTLAAVLEEGRATASSPFTVPYALQRSDKLFHDSHEHPEEKLTLAGILAQSSNTGTILAGEQLDARTLYEYQRAFGFGSRTTLSFPGETAGIVAKPEDYSGTQRYTVMFGQGLSVNAVQAASVFATIANDGVRVEPTLIAGTSDPNGNRTTAPAGDSARVVSSETAKTLRDMMQAVVSEEGTAAAAEIPGYLVAGKTGTAERYDEDLGRYSGYTASFIGLAPADDPELVVAVILQDPRTNYYGGSAAGPVFKEVMTYALAQRGVAPSAEPPANLPLTWGGEAEAGAARAPGAAGDAAGAQ from the coding sequence GTGTCCCCACTGCGCCGCAACCGACCCCACGCCCGCGACGACGGGGCGCCGACCGCGGACATGAGGATGCGCGTCTACAGCGTGGGGGTCCTGCTCGGCCTGACCGTCCTCGGGGGGCGGCTGGTCCAGCTCCAGGGCGCCGACGCCGGGGCCCTGGCCGAACGCGCTCTGCGGCAACGCACCTCGGAGACCAAGCTGTACGCCAAGCGCGGCGACGTCGTCGACGCCAAGGGCGTCGTGCTGGCGACGTCGGTCGAGCGGCGCGACGTCATCGCCGACCCGCAGACCGTCCAGGCGTACAACACCCGTCCCGGCGACGGGTCGAAGTACCAGGAGGAGCACGGGCAGGGCCCGGCCGGCGCGGCGGCGCGGCTGGCCCCCGTGCTCGGGATCGACGAGGCGACCCTCACCGACAAGCTGACCGTGAAGGCGACGAGCCCGCGCTACGCCGTCGTGGCGGTCGGCATCACCCCGGAGCTGTGGCAGCAGGTCGCCGACGTCGGCATCAGCGGGATCACCTCCAAGCGCCAGACCCAGCGCATCTACCCGACGGGGTCGGCGTCCTCCACCCTCGTCGGCGTCCTGGGCACCCCCGTCTACGACGAGGAGGCGAAGGCGTACCACGACTACCCCCTCGGCGGGCTGGAGTCGGCCGAGGACGACCTGCTGACGGGCACCGACGGGTCGATGAAGTACGAGCGCAGCCTCGGCGGCCAGGAGATCCCGCTGGGCGACAGCGAGATGGTCGAGCCCGTCGACGGCACCTCCCTGCACCTGACGATCGACTCGGACCTGCAGTGGAAGGCGCAGTCGGCGATCGCGGCCAAGGTCGCCGAGACGGGCGCGAAGTCCGGCACCGTCGTGATCATGGACAGGCGGCAGCGGCTGCTCGCGCTGGCCAGCGCGCCCAGCATCGACCCCACGAACCTCACGGACTTCACCAACGACCAGCTCCTGAACACCGCGCTCACCGAGGCCTTCGAACCCGGCTCGACGGCCAAGGTCGTGACGCTGGCGGCGGTGCTGGAGGAGGGGAGGGCCACGGCCTCCAGCCCCTTCACCGTCCCCTACGCGCTGCAGAGGTCGGACAAGCTCTTCCACGACTCCCACGAGCACCCCGAGGAGAAGCTCACGCTGGCGGGGATCCTCGCCCAGTCCAGCAACACCGGAACCATCCTGGCCGGGGAGCAGCTCGACGCGCGGACGCTGTACGAGTACCAGCGCGCCTTCGGGTTCGGCAGCCGGACCACGCTCTCCTTCCCCGGGGAGACCGCCGGCATCGTGGCGAAGCCCGAGGACTACTCCGGGACCCAGCGCTACACCGTGATGTTCGGGCAGGGACTCTCCGTCAACGCCGTGCAGGCGGCCTCGGTGTTCGCCACCATCGCCAACGACGGCGTGCGCGTCGAGCCCACGCTCATCGCCGGGACGTCGGACCCGAACGGCAACCGCACCACCGCCCCCGCCGGCGACTCCGCCCGGGTGGTGAGTTCCGAGACCGCGAAGACGTTGCGGGACATGATGCAAGCCGTCGTCAGCGAGGAGGGGACCGCCGCCGCCGCGGAGATCCCGGGTTACCTCGTCGCCGGCAAGACCGGCACCGCGGAACGCTACGACGAGGACCTCGGCCGCTACTCCGGTTACACCGCGTCGTTCATCGGGCTGGCCCCCGCCGACGACCCGGAACTGGTGGTGGCCGTGATCCTGCAGGACCCCCGGACGAACTACTACGGCGGGTCGGCCGCGGGTCCGGTGTTCAAGGAGGTCATGACCTACGCGCTCGCGCAGCGCGGGGTCGCCCCCTCCGCCGAACCCCCGGCGAACCTCCCGCTCACCTGGGGGGGCGAGGCCGAGGCCGGGGCCGCGCGCGCCCCGGGCGCCGCCGGGGACGCCGCGGGAGCGCAGTGA
- a CDS encoding UDP-N-acetylmuramoyl-tripeptide--D-alanyl-D-alanine ligase: protein MIALTAAEVAELTGGRLAAGTASTPVTGPVVVDSRAAGPGSLFVALPGERVDGADHAAGAVAAGASLVLAEREVELPAGAALVVVEDGVTALGRLARGVLERLRSTGSGPLVVGVTGSQGKTTTKDLLARVLAPAGPVVAPAGSFNNEIGAPLTVLRADRGTVTLVVEMGARGLGHIAALCAIARPDVGVELVVGAAHAGEFGSLETTARAKGELVEALPAEGLAVLNADDDRVAAMATRTRARVLTFGRGAHADVRALDVELDALARPRFTLQHGGGRARVQLQLHGEHQVTNALAAAAVALGTGRPLEEVAASLSAATELSPGRMQVVERPDGVTVVHDAYNANPDSMRAALKALVGMAGAGRRTWAVLGEMLELGPASREEHDLLGRTVVRLDVDQLLVVGAGARPVYTGAVMEGSWGEEAAFATDVDDALEFLRARLRPGDVVLVKSSNGAGLARLATTLIHDTTAATPGTPGTGTETTEASS, encoded by the coding sequence GTGATCGCGCTGACCGCGGCGGAGGTGGCGGAGCTGACCGGCGGTCGGCTCGCCGCCGGGACCGCGTCGACCCCGGTGACGGGACCCGTCGTCGTCGACTCCCGCGCCGCCGGGCCCGGATCGCTCTTCGTGGCGCTGCCCGGGGAACGGGTCGACGGGGCCGACCACGCCGCGGGCGCCGTCGCCGCGGGCGCGAGCCTCGTCCTCGCCGAGCGCGAGGTCGAGCTGCCCGCCGGCGCCGCGCTCGTGGTCGTCGAGGACGGCGTCACCGCCCTCGGCCGGCTGGCGCGCGGGGTGCTGGAGCGCCTGCGCTCGACCGGGTCCGGTCCGCTGGTCGTGGGCGTCACCGGCAGCCAGGGCAAGACGACGACGAAGGACCTGCTGGCCCGGGTGCTCGCGCCCGCCGGCCCCGTCGTGGCTCCCGCGGGCAGCTTCAACAACGAGATCGGCGCCCCGCTCACGGTGCTGCGCGCCGACCGCGGCACCGTCACCCTCGTCGTGGAGATGGGCGCGCGCGGTCTGGGGCACATCGCCGCGCTGTGCGCGATCGCCCGCCCCGATGTCGGCGTCGAGCTCGTCGTGGGCGCCGCCCACGCCGGGGAGTTCGGGTCGCTGGAGACCACGGCGCGCGCCAAGGGCGAGCTCGTCGAGGCCCTCCCGGCCGAGGGGCTCGCCGTCCTGAACGCCGACGACGACCGGGTCGCGGCCATGGCCACCCGCACCCGCGCCCGGGTGCTGACCTTCGGCCGCGGCGCGCACGCCGACGTCCGCGCCCTCGACGTCGAGCTCGACGCGCTGGCCCGGCCCCGGTTCACCCTCCAGCACGGGGGCGGGCGCGCCCGCGTCCAGCTGCAGCTGCACGGGGAGCACCAGGTCACCAACGCCCTCGCCGCCGCGGCGGTCGCGCTGGGCACCGGGCGCCCGCTGGAGGAGGTCGCGGCGTCGCTGTCCGCCGCGACCGAGCTCAGCCCGGGGCGGATGCAGGTCGTCGAGCGCCCCGACGGGGTCACCGTCGTGCACGACGCGTACAACGCCAACCCCGACTCGATGCGGGCCGCGCTCAAGGCCCTCGTCGGGATGGCCGGGGCGGGGCGCCGGACGTGGGCGGTGCTGGGGGAGATGCTCGAGCTCGGCCCCGCCTCCCGCGAGGAGCACGACCTGCTCGGCCGGACCGTGGTGCGCCTCGACGTCGACCAGCTGCTGGTCGTGGGGGCCGGCGCGCGGCCGGTGTACACCGGCGCGGTCATGGAGGGCTCCTGGGGCGAGGAGGCCGCCTTCGCCACCGACGTCGACGACGCGCTGGAGTTCCTGCGCGCCCGGCTGCGGCCCGGCGACGTCGTCCTGGTCAAGTCCTCCAACGGAGCCGGCCTCGCCCGGCTCGCCACCACGCTCATCCACGACACCACCGCCGCGACCCCCGGGACCCCCGGGACCGGCACCGAGACCACGGAGGCCTCGTCGTGA
- the mraZ gene encoding division/cell wall cluster transcriptional repressor MraZ: protein MFLGTHTPRLDDKGRLILPARFRDQLLDGLVITRGQERCLYIFPMQEFQRMHEEMRQAPLTNKEARDYQRVFLSGASSELPDKQGRVTVPPLLRTYAGLERDVAVIGAGARVELWDLRTWESYLDEVEPAFADRREEVLPGVL, encoded by the coding sequence GTGTTCCTGGGCACCCACACGCCCCGCCTGGACGACAAGGGGCGGCTGATCCTCCCGGCTCGTTTCCGGGACCAGCTGCTCGACGGCCTGGTCATCACCAGGGGGCAGGAACGCTGCCTCTACATCTTCCCCATGCAGGAGTTCCAGCGGATGCACGAGGAGATGCGGCAGGCGCCGCTCACCAACAAGGAGGCGCGCGACTACCAGCGCGTCTTCCTGTCGGGTGCCTCCAGCGAGCTCCCGGACAAGCAGGGGAGGGTCACCGTCCCGCCGCTGCTGCGCACCTACGCCGGCCTCGAGCGCGACGTCGCCGTCATCGGTGCCGGCGCCCGCGTCGAGCTGTGGGACCTGCGGACCTGGGAGAGCTACCTCGACGAGGTGGAACCCGCCTTCGCCGACCGCCGCGAGGAGGTCCTCCCGGGGGTCCTCTGA
- the mraY gene encoding phospho-N-acetylmuramoyl-pentapeptide-transferase produces MRTVLIAGAFSLVVSLFGTPLYIRWLVRRGYGQFVRDDGPTSHHTKRGTPTMGGVVIILAALLAYGAAHLFTGALPTVSGLLVLLLMTGLGVVGFLDDFLKISNQRSLGLTAKAKLAGQGLVGIVFAVLALQFPAAGKDGTTPASTHISVLRDTPLDLAVFGAVGGTVLFVVWALIITSAVSNGVNLTDGLDGLATGATTMVLAAYVLICTFQSNQSCYSLTEVEARCYEVRDPRDLAVVAAAVMGACFGFLWWNASPAKIFMGDTGSLALGGALAGLAILSRTQILLVLLGGLFVLITLSVILQVGSFKLTGKRIFRMAPLQHHFELAGWGEVTIVIRFWIIAGLFVFLGLGVFYAEWVTGA; encoded by the coding sequence GTGAGGACCGTCCTCATCGCGGGAGCGTTCTCCCTCGTCGTCTCCCTCTTCGGGACCCCGCTCTACATCCGCTGGCTCGTGCGCCGCGGGTACGGGCAGTTCGTCCGCGACGACGGGCCGACCTCGCACCACACCAAGCGCGGCACCCCCACGATGGGCGGGGTCGTCATCATCCTCGCCGCCCTGCTGGCCTACGGCGCCGCGCACCTGTTCACCGGGGCGCTGCCCACGGTCTCGGGCCTGCTCGTGCTGCTGCTGATGACCGGGCTGGGGGTCGTGGGCTTCCTCGACGACTTCCTGAAGATCTCCAACCAGCGCAGCCTCGGGCTGACCGCCAAGGCGAAGCTCGCCGGGCAGGGCCTGGTCGGGATCGTCTTCGCCGTCCTCGCGCTGCAGTTCCCGGCCGCCGGCAAGGACGGCACCACCCCCGCCTCCACGCACATCTCGGTGCTGCGCGACACCCCCCTGGACCTCGCGGTCTTCGGGGCGGTCGGCGGCACCGTCCTGTTCGTGGTGTGGGCGCTGATCATCACCTCCGCGGTGAGCAACGGCGTCAACCTCACCGACGGCCTGGACGGGCTGGCGACGGGGGCGACGACGATGGTCCTGGCCGCCTACGTCCTCATCTGCACCTTCCAGTCCAACCAGAGCTGCTACTCCCTCACCGAGGTCGAGGCGCGCTGCTACGAGGTGCGCGACCCCCGCGACCTCGCCGTCGTCGCGGCCGCGGTGATGGGCGCCTGCTTCGGGTTCCTCTGGTGGAACGCCAGCCCCGCGAAGATCTTCATGGGCGACACCGGCTCGCTGGCCCTGGGCGGTGCGCTGGCCGGGCTGGCGATCCTGTCCCGCACCCAGATCCTGCTCGTCCTGCTCGGCGGGCTCTTCGTCCTCATCACCCTCTCGGTGATCCTGCAGGTCGGGTCGTTCAAGCTGACGGGGAAGCGGATCTTCCGGATGGCGCCGTTGCAGCACCACTTCGAGCTGGCGGGCTGGGGCGAGGTCACCATCGTCATCCGGTTCTGGATCATCGCCGGGCTGTTCGTCTTCCTCGGCCTCGGGGTGTTCTACGCGGAGTGGGTGACCGGCGCGTGA
- a CDS encoding UDP-N-acetylmuramoyl-L-alanyl-D-glutamate--2,6-diaminopimelate ligase produces the protein MPLTDGPGADGARGPLKLSDVAQVLGTSVAAGAPTPAPPGTPVTGVTLDSRRVRPGDLYAALPGANVHGARFAAQAAASGAVAALTDPAGADLVAAAGLPALVVDDPRAVLGDLAARIHGRPGDVLTTVGVTGTNGKTTTAYLVESLLRSAGWTTGLLGTVETRIAGERVDSVRTTPEAPDLHALLARMVAAGVRGCALEVSSHALVQHRVDGLVLDVALFTNLSQDHLDFHGSMEEYFAAKASLFTPAHARRGVVWVEEDGAPDASWGRRLARRASVPVVTVGAGDADWRVTDVRTGRAGSTFHLSGTLPGGPVELDLTCPLPGDFNVANAALAAVAVLHLGPAPAVVAAGLAAAEGVPGRMQTVVRDGAPLVVVDYAHTPDALDRVLRTLRGITPGRLVAVFGAGGDRDRGKRPLMGAAVAALADVAVVTDDNPRSEDAAAVRAAVLAGARSGPAEVLEVADRAAALDAALARCRGAGDTVLLAGKGHETGQEAAGVVTPFDDRAAAAHALQRWARTHTHEDTRGAAGAARGGRP, from the coding sequence GTGCCGTTGACCGACGGCCCGGGCGCCGACGGTGCCCGCGGCCCGCTGAAACTCTCGGACGTCGCGCAGGTCCTCGGAACCTCCGTCGCCGCCGGTGCCCCGACCCCCGCCCCGCCGGGGACCCCCGTCACCGGGGTCACGCTGGACTCCCGCCGGGTGCGTCCCGGCGACCTCTACGCGGCGCTGCCGGGAGCCAACGTCCACGGCGCGCGCTTCGCCGCCCAGGCCGCCGCCTCGGGAGCCGTCGCCGCCCTCACCGACCCCGCCGGGGCCGACCTCGTCGCGGCCGCCGGCCTGCCCGCGCTCGTGGTCGACGACCCCCGCGCCGTGCTCGGGGACCTCGCCGCCCGGATCCACGGCCGCCCCGGCGACGTCCTCACGACCGTCGGGGTCACCGGCACCAACGGCAAGACCACCACCGCCTACCTCGTGGAGTCCCTGCTGCGCTCCGCGGGCTGGACGACCGGCCTGCTCGGCACGGTCGAGACGCGCATCGCGGGGGAGCGCGTCGACAGCGTCCGCACCACCCCCGAGGCCCCGGACCTGCACGCGCTGCTGGCCCGGATGGTCGCCGCCGGGGTCCGCGGGTGCGCCCTGGAGGTCTCCAGCCACGCGCTGGTCCAGCACCGCGTCGACGGCCTGGTCCTCGACGTCGCGCTGTTCACCAACCTGTCCCAGGACCACCTGGACTTCCACGGGTCGATGGAGGAGTACTTCGCCGCCAAGGCGTCGCTGTTCACCCCCGCCCACGCCCGGCGGGGCGTCGTGTGGGTCGAGGAGGACGGGGCTCCCGACGCCTCCTGGGGCCGCCGCCTGGCGCGGCGCGCGAGCGTGCCGGTGGTCACCGTCGGCGCGGGCGACGCCGACTGGCGCGTCACCGACGTGCGCACCGGGCGGGCCGGCAGCACCTTCCACCTCAGCGGCACCCTCCCCGGCGGTCCCGTCGAGCTGGACCTCACCTGCCCCCTGCCCGGGGACTTCAACGTCGCCAACGCGGCCCTGGCGGCCGTCGCGGTCCTCCACCTCGGCCCGGCCCCCGCGGTCGTCGCGGCCGGGCTGGCCGCCGCCGAGGGGGTCCCGGGCCGGATGCAGACCGTGGTCCGCGACGGCGCCCCCCTCGTCGTCGTCGACTACGCCCACACCCCCGACGCCCTGGACCGGGTGCTGCGGACGCTGCGGGGGATCACCCCCGGCCGCCTGGTGGCCGTGTTCGGCGCCGGCGGGGACCGCGACCGGGGCAAGCGCCCGCTCATGGGGGCCGCCGTCGCGGCCCTCGCCGACGTGGCCGTGGTCACCGACGACAACCCCCGCTCCGAGGACGCGGCGGCCGTGCGCGCCGCCGTGCTCGCCGGCGCCCGGTCCGGCCCGGCGGAGGTCCTGGAGGTCGCCGACCGCGCCGCCGCCCTCGACGCCGCGCTGGCCCGGTGCCGGGGCGCGGGCGACACCGTGCTGCTGGCCGGCAAGGGCCACGAGACCGGCCAGGAGGCGGCGGGGGTCGTGACCCCCTTCGACGACCGGGCCGCCGCCGCGCACGCGCTGCAGCGGTGGGCCCGCACGCACACCCACGAGGACACCAGGGGCGCGGCCGGAGCCGCGCGAGGAGGTAGGCCGTGA
- the ftsW gene encoding putative lipid II flippase FtsW translates to MALTGSRERPTTRPRASAPDWRRPAWLDATGEWFRDRVRLLESPLATHHVLLGTTAMLVVIGLVMVLSSSSVEALTEYGTPYYFFRKQAIFAVLGAVVLLVASRVPARAWQRLALPALFATAFLQLLVFVPGIGKEVGGNRNWIQVGGFQAQPSEAAKIALVLALALALSRRQEVLHEPAKLAAAMVPSVGLTIGLVLLSRDLGTALIMMAVVVVMLWVAGIPARWFALAGGIGGLVAALAVLSSTNRRHRVQDWLSGSTDSAQAIQGLSWQPVQGKYALASGGWWGLGLGASREKWSWLPEAHNDFIFAIIGEELGLPGTLTILVLFGVLALATLRLVRRSQTLYAKLAVAGFAAWILGQAGLNIAVVLSLLPVIGVPLPLISYGGSALVLTLLGVGVLLSFARAEPGAPEAIRARESVVARSLAVLPQRTPKRTRPTRGSK, encoded by the coding sequence GTGGCGCTGACCGGTTCGCGCGAACGGCCCACCACCCGCCCCCGGGCGAGCGCCCCCGACTGGCGCCGCCCGGCGTGGCTGGACGCGACGGGGGAGTGGTTCCGCGACCGCGTGCGGCTGCTGGAGTCCCCGCTGGCCACCCACCACGTCCTGCTCGGCACCACGGCCATGCTCGTGGTGATCGGGCTGGTCATGGTGCTGTCGAGCTCCAGCGTGGAGGCGCTCACCGAGTACGGGACGCCCTACTACTTCTTCCGCAAGCAGGCCATCTTCGCCGTCCTGGGCGCGGTCGTGCTCCTCGTCGCCAGCCGCGTCCCGGCGCGCGCCTGGCAGCGGCTGGCCCTGCCCGCGCTGTTCGCCACGGCCTTCCTGCAGCTGCTCGTCTTCGTGCCCGGCATCGGCAAGGAGGTCGGCGGCAACCGGAACTGGATCCAGGTCGGCGGCTTCCAGGCCCAGCCGTCGGAGGCCGCGAAGATCGCGCTGGTGCTGGCGCTGGCGCTGGCGCTGTCGCGCCGGCAGGAGGTGCTGCACGAGCCGGCGAAGCTCGCCGCCGCGATGGTCCCCTCGGTCGGGCTGACGATCGGCCTGGTGCTGCTCTCCCGCGACCTGGGGACCGCGCTGATCATGATGGCCGTCGTGGTCGTGATGCTGTGGGTCGCCGGCATCCCCGCCCGGTGGTTCGCCCTGGCGGGCGGCATCGGCGGCCTGGTGGCCGCGCTGGCCGTCCTGAGCAGCACCAACCGCCGGCACCGCGTGCAGGACTGGCTCTCCGGCAGCACCGACAGCGCCCAGGCCATCCAGGGCCTGTCCTGGCAGCCGGTCCAGGGGAAGTACGCGCTGGCCTCGGGCGGCTGGTGGGGCCTGGGCCTCGGGGCCAGCCGGGAGAAGTGGTCCTGGCTGCCGGAGGCGCACAACGACTTCATCTTCGCGATCATCGGCGAGGAGCTGGGCCTGCCCGGGACGCTGACCATCCTCGTGCTCTTCGGCGTGCTGGCCCTGGCCACCCTGCGCCTGGTCCGGCGCTCGCAGACCCTCTACGCCAAGCTCGCCGTGGCCGGGTTCGCGGCCTGGATCCTGGGTCAGGCGGGCCTCAACATCGCCGTCGTCCTGAGCCTGCTCCCGGTCATCGGCGTCCCCCTGCCGCTCATCTCCTACGGGGGGTCCGCGCTCGTGCTGACCCTGCTGGGCGTGGGCGTCCTGCTGTCCTTCGCCCGCGCCGAGCCCGGCGCCCCCGAGGCCATCCGGGCCCGGGAGTCGGTCGTCGCCCGGTCCCTGGCGGTGCTGCCGCAACGCACCCCCAAGCGCACGCGTCCCACGAGAGGCTCGAAGTGA
- the rsmH gene encoding 16S rRNA (cytosine(1402)-N(4))-methyltransferase RsmH codes for MQGRAGEGAEERAHDAARRHASVMLERCTRVLSPALDHPGAVTVDVTLGMGGHAHELLRRHPGLRLVGMDRDPQALELAAHRLHEFADRITLVHSVSDGLGEALDDLGLDTVDAVFFDLGVSSLQLDEAERGFSYARDTALDMRMDPGAPTTAADVLNTYSHSQLTRILRVYGEERFAPRIASAIVRERALEPFTSSARLVDLVRANVPAATRRTGGNPAKRTFQALRIEVNDELGVVERSLPVAFERLAPEGRLAVLTFHSLEDRIVKNALRELSSSSAPPDLPFVPAGSGPRAELLTRGGETADEAELAENPRAASARLRAVRRLPGEDRVSSPRVVPASRRRNRPGTGTAGNPARPRTQEFETHPHLEPGEPGATVERTP; via the coding sequence GTGCAGGGCAGGGCCGGCGAGGGCGCCGAGGAACGCGCGCACGACGCGGCCCGCCGCCACGCCTCCGTCATGCTCGAACGCTGCACCCGGGTGCTGTCCCCGGCGCTGGACCACCCCGGTGCCGTCACCGTCGACGTGACCCTGGGCATGGGCGGGCACGCCCACGAGCTGCTGCGCCGCCACCCCGGTCTGCGCCTGGTCGGGATGGACCGCGACCCGCAGGCGCTGGAACTCGCCGCGCACCGGCTGCACGAGTTCGCCGACCGGATCACCCTGGTGCACAGCGTCTCCGACGGCCTGGGCGAGGCGCTGGACGACCTCGGCCTGGACACCGTCGACGCCGTCTTCTTCGACCTCGGGGTCTCCTCGCTCCAGCTCGACGAGGCGGAGCGGGGTTTCTCCTACGCCCGCGACACCGCCCTGGACATGCGGATGGACCCCGGCGCCCCCACCACGGCCGCGGACGTCCTCAACACCTACTCCCACAGCCAGTTGACCCGCATCCTCCGGGTCTACGGCGAGGAGCGCTTCGCACCGCGCATCGCCTCCGCGATCGTGCGCGAGCGGGCGCTGGAACCCTTCACGAGTTCCGCCCGGCTGGTGGACCTGGTGCGCGCCAACGTCCCCGCCGCCACCCGGCGGACCGGCGGGAACCCCGCCAAGCGCACGTTCCAGGCGCTGCGGATCGAGGTCAACGACGAACTCGGCGTCGTCGAGCGCTCGCTGCCGGTGGCCTTCGAACGGCTCGCGCCCGAGGGTCGGCTGGCGGTCCTGACCTTCCACTCCCTCGAGGACCGCATCGTCAAGAACGCCCTGCGGGAGCTGTCGAGCAGTTCCGCTCCGCCCGACCTCCCTTTCGTGCCAGCGGGTTCCGGGCCGCGCGCGGAACTCCTCACCCGCGGCGGGGAGACCGCCGACGAGGCGGAGCTGGCCGAGAATCCCCGGGCGGCGTCGGCGCGCCTGCGTGCCGTGCGTCGCCTCCCCGGCGAGGATCGGGTCAGTTCCCCCCGGGTCGTGCCGGCGTCCAGGCGCCGGAACCGTCCCGGGACCGGGACGGCCGGGAACCCCGCCCGGCCCCGCACTCAGGAGTTCGAGACCCACCCCCACCTCGAGCCGGGCGAGCCCGGCGCGACCGTCGAGAGGACGCCGTGA